In Prevotella sp. oral taxon 475, one DNA window encodes the following:
- a CDS encoding sialate O-acetylesterase, translating to MKKMAFSLRLRLLVAMVACLATMPLQAKIRLPHILSDGMVVQQQADFCFWGWTTPNTNVTIAPTWQEKRVTVKSDSQGQWRVVLRTPKASFHPLSITFSDGQPTTINNMLAGEVWVCAGQSNMEMPVRGFNECPVEGYQDAVWASANMRGVRYVKIPPRMSSVPLEDTPCEWVDMSPKTVSDCSAVGFFFAQRLAQALQIPVGLVLANKGGTMVESWLNAENLRKYTDEPTDSAQLSRKYPREWLRPLLWGNGTFHPILNYGVRGVLYYQGCANVDHNPNTYGERLKLLAQQWRKHFSDSMLMLIVEIAPHRYEGEMGISAAFIREQQYKASLEIPNCAMISTNDLVYPYEVRQIHPTQKRPIGERLALTALARYYGCEGVMYKHPTFERLEIKGDTCVIHLKDTYTGIVPQANYEGFEMAGTDRIFHPAHATYVRHNKFRLTSKAVSKPVAVRYCYRNFQLGNVKNMAALPLIPFRTDTW from the coding sequence ATGAAAAAAATGGCTTTTTCACTACGTTTACGCCTACTTGTGGCTATGGTTGCATGCCTGGCAACCATGCCTTTGCAGGCAAAAATCAGGCTTCCGCACATCCTTTCGGATGGGATGGTGGTGCAACAACAGGCCGATTTCTGCTTCTGGGGATGGACTACGCCCAATACCAACGTAACCATCGCACCCACATGGCAAGAAAAAAGGGTGACGGTGAAAAGCGATTCGCAAGGACAATGGCGTGTTGTGCTACGCACACCCAAAGCGAGTTTCCATCCTTTGAGCATCACATTCAGCGACGGACAGCCAACAACCATCAACAACATGCTAGCTGGCGAGGTGTGGGTTTGCGCCGGACAAAGCAACATGGAGATGCCCGTTCGCGGCTTTAACGAGTGTCCCGTTGAGGGTTATCAAGATGCTGTATGGGCATCGGCCAACATGCGGGGCGTGCGTTACGTTAAAATTCCACCGCGAATGAGTAGCGTTCCGCTCGAAGATACGCCCTGCGAATGGGTGGATATGAGCCCCAAAACGGTGAGCGACTGTTCGGCCGTGGGCTTCTTTTTCGCCCAACGATTGGCACAAGCCCTGCAAATACCCGTAGGATTGGTGCTAGCCAACAAGGGCGGAACGATGGTTGAGAGTTGGCTAAACGCCGAAAACCTGCGCAAATACACCGACGAGCCCACCGACTCGGCACAGCTTTCCCGCAAATATCCACGCGAATGGCTGCGCCCACTACTTTGGGGCAACGGCACCTTTCATCCGATACTGAACTATGGCGTGCGGGGCGTGCTCTATTATCAAGGTTGTGCCAACGTAGACCACAACCCCAACACTTATGGCGAACGATTAAAGCTACTGGCACAGCAATGGCGCAAGCACTTTTCGGACAGTATGTTGATGCTCATAGTCGAGATTGCGCCCCATCGTTACGAGGGCGAAATGGGAATTAGCGCAGCCTTCATACGCGAACAGCAATACAAGGCCAGCCTCGAAATTCCGAATTGCGCCATGATAAGCACCAATGATTTGGTGTATCCCTACGAAGTTAGGCAGATACATCCCACACAAAAACGTCCCATCGGCGAACGTCTTGCGCTCACGGCTTTAGCCCGTTATTATGGCTGTGAGGGCGTGATGTACAAGCATCCTACGTTCGAAAGGTTGGAGATAAAGGGCGATACCTGCGTGATACATCTTAAAGACACCTACACAGGCATTGTGCCTCAGGCCAACTATGAAGGGTTTGAGATGGCGGGTACAGACCGCATTTTCCATCCCGCCCATGCCACCTACGTTCGCCACAACAAGTTTCGGCTCACCTCAAAGGCTGTTTCCAAACCCGTGGCCGTACGCTATTGCTACCGCAATTTCCAACTGGGCAACGTCAAAAACATGGCCGCGCTACCGCTTATTCCATTCAGGACGGATACGTGGTAG
- a CDS encoding glycoside hydrolase family 26 protein, with the protein MKRNKIYLAIFAALSLSATACNDAVEHNIQAVGAPAFVGVSPQENIKAGLDSIIVTYDKNVFFASSQYQRITLNGQPVVSANVIGSSNKLLLMANIARGESYELVIPEGVVCGPNKTPAPEVKATLKAQSQHIATTLVNANATAETKALYQKLAANYGQKTFSGAMADVAWNTKISNQVHALTGKYPAINGYDYIHLQSTSPGGWIDYANIAPVKTWHDAGGMVTIGWHWNVPTSNPYASTVPVVLYGGPNKDMPSDWSGHIQLTTQATKDILAKASVGSKLVVKITNVKTNAQGSIKNSKWAGFVDENGKNWDYFNISGESYSMTLDQTTLTEMRANGLIIGGHDYTVTGVTVEAAGTVKYDFYAAKNEFTLNDAVTEGTWANRFMKSDLEKIVPYLQQLQRAGIPVLWRPLHEAAGKWFWWGNGTAENYRKLWHIMFNFFKQRGVNNLIWVWTSEKNDPDWYPGDKYVDIIGTDMYGQNGIPVTAQTAAQRFNELAYRYPTKMIALTECGTVADISAQWSADAKWSFFMPWYPGGGVVHATDAWWKSAMSNSNVITQ; encoded by the coding sequence ATGAAACGAAATAAGATATATCTAGCCATTTTCGCGGCTCTGTCGCTGTCGGCAACAGCCTGCAACGATGCTGTTGAACACAACATACAAGCCGTTGGTGCGCCTGCGTTCGTTGGTGTTAGTCCGCAAGAGAACATCAAAGCAGGTCTCGACTCCATCATCGTCACCTACGATAAAAACGTTTTCTTTGCATCATCGCAATACCAACGCATCACACTCAACGGCCAACCCGTGGTTAGCGCCAACGTTATCGGCTCGTCTAACAAGCTTTTGCTGATGGCCAACATCGCCCGAGGCGAGAGTTACGAGCTGGTTATCCCCGAAGGCGTGGTATGCGGTCCTAACAAAACGCCCGCCCCAGAGGTAAAAGCCACCCTCAAAGCGCAGTCGCAACACATCGCCACTACACTTGTCAACGCCAATGCAACGGCCGAAACAAAGGCGTTGTACCAAAAGTTGGCGGCCAATTATGGGCAGAAAACTTTTTCGGGAGCAATGGCCGACGTGGCTTGGAACACCAAAATATCCAACCAAGTGCACGCGCTGACGGGCAAATATCCGGCCATCAACGGCTACGACTACATCCATTTGCAGTCTACCAGCCCCGGCGGATGGATTGATTATGCCAACATTGCGCCCGTAAAGACCTGGCACGATGCTGGCGGAATGGTCACAATAGGCTGGCATTGGAACGTTCCCACGTCCAATCCATATGCTTCCACAGTGCCTGTAGTGCTTTACGGCGGTCCAAACAAGGACATGCCGTCCGACTGGAGCGGCCACATACAACTCACAACGCAAGCAACGAAAGACATTTTAGCCAAAGCCTCGGTTGGAAGTAAGCTCGTTGTGAAAATCACCAACGTGAAAACCAACGCCCAAGGCTCGATTAAGAACAGCAAATGGGCTGGCTTTGTAGACGAGAACGGAAAGAATTGGGACTACTTTAACATCAGTGGCGAAAGCTATTCGATGACGCTCGACCAAACCACACTTACCGAAATGCGCGCCAACGGACTGATTATTGGCGGACACGACTACACCGTTACGGGCGTTACCGTTGAGGCGGCAGGCACTGTGAAGTACGATTTCTACGCCGCAAAGAACGAGTTTACCCTCAACGATGCCGTTACCGAAGGCACGTGGGCAAATCGTTTTATGAAGTCCGACCTAGAAAAGATAGTGCCTTACCTGCAACAATTGCAGCGTGCAGGCATCCCCGTGCTGTGGCGACCGCTACACGAAGCGGCAGGAAAATGGTTCTGGTGGGGCAACGGAACGGCCGAAAACTATCGCAAGCTGTGGCACATCATGTTCAATTTCTTCAAGCAACGCGGCGTAAACAACCTCATCTGGGTGTGGACTTCCGAAAAGAACGACCCCGATTGGTACCCTGGCGACAAGTATGTTGACATCATCGGCACCGACATGTACGGACAAAACGGCATACCCGTAACTGCCCAAACCGCCGCCCAACGCTTTAACGAGCTGGCCTATCGCTACCCCACGAAGATGATTGCCCTTACCGAATGCGGCACCGTTGCCGACATATCTGCGCAATGGAGTGCCGATGCCAAGTGGAGTTTCTTTATGCCGTGGTACCCCGGCGGTGGCGTTGTGCATGCCACCGATGCGTGGTGGAAGTCGGCTATGTCTAACTCTAATGTGATAACACAATGA
- a CDS encoding glycan-binding surface protein: MKRSIITLRSLAAWLALATLALTACSDQPDEYKPTGGSPQVQYIRLPESADSIITQSYMQRTICLVGSNLRSVRRMFFNDKEAVLNSSFITDNTLLVDIPGEIPSAVTDNIYMVNGDGDTTTHAFHVIVPPPSVMTMSCEYAPAGEEVAITGDYFIQDPYKPLQVLFNDGAVPVTDIKSITKNSITFTMPTGATAGRVIVQSVYGKGESDFVYKDTRNIIFDFDGSHGGMAKGHGWRAGNVRTGGIDGSYLYFGGVKMLGKVGATWAEDNFAMNYWPEPNNNFPEISSIPSIAAMLDTCSVSDLVLKFECRVPANKVWRASALQVIFTGNADVTYTNANSQYYGKKDLPRGLWIPWQANGSYNTGDKWVTVNMPLSAFNKTGDGQTAGSALTKDRLTGFTFFLWSGGVEGTDCEPELHIDNVRLVPAK; encoded by the coding sequence CTTGGCAACCTTAGCCCTTACCGCATGTAGCGACCAACCCGACGAATACAAGCCCACGGGCGGCTCTCCGCAGGTGCAATACATACGCTTGCCCGAGAGTGCCGACTCGATAATCACCCAAAGTTACATGCAACGCACCATCTGCTTGGTGGGTAGCAACCTGCGAAGTGTTCGCCGCATGTTCTTCAACGACAAGGAGGCGGTGCTCAATTCGAGCTTTATCACAGACAACACGCTGCTTGTAGACATCCCCGGAGAAATCCCCTCGGCCGTAACCGATAATATATATATGGTGAATGGCGATGGAGATACCACCACGCATGCTTTCCATGTGATTGTACCACCACCCTCGGTGATGACCATGAGCTGCGAGTATGCACCCGCAGGAGAGGAAGTGGCCATCACGGGCGATTATTTTATACAAGACCCCTACAAGCCCTTGCAAGTTCTTTTTAACGATGGTGCAGTGCCCGTTACAGACATCAAGAGCATCACAAAGAACAGCATCACGTTCACAATGCCCACAGGTGCCACCGCAGGACGCGTGATTGTTCAGTCGGTTTACGGCAAAGGCGAATCCGACTTCGTATATAAAGATACGCGCAACATCATCTTCGACTTCGACGGTTCGCACGGCGGAATGGCCAAAGGGCATGGTTGGCGCGCCGGAAACGTACGTACGGGCGGCATCGACGGCAGCTATCTCTACTTCGGCGGCGTAAAGATGTTGGGCAAAGTTGGTGCAACTTGGGCCGAAGATAACTTCGCCATGAACTATTGGCCCGAACCAAACAACAACTTCCCAGAGATTTCTAGCATCCCTTCCATTGCCGCGATGCTCGACACTTGCAGCGTTTCCGACCTCGTCTTGAAGTTCGAATGCCGTGTACCTGCCAACAAGGTGTGGCGTGCATCAGCCCTACAAGTCATCTTTACAGGCAATGCCGACGTTACATACACCAACGCCAACAGCCAATACTACGGCAAGAAAGACCTGCCGCGCGGCTTGTGGATTCCTTGGCAAGCAAATGGAAGCTATAACACGGGCGACAAATGGGTGACAGTAAACATGCCCCTCTCGGCTTTTAACAAAACGGGCGACGGACAAACGGCTGGTTCGGCACTCACCAAAGACCGACTCACGGGTTTCACCTTCTTCCTTTGGAGCGGTGGCGTAGAGGGAACCGACTGCGAGCCCGAACTGCATATAGACAACGTTAGGCTTGTGCCTGCCAAATAA